One region of Azoarcus sp. CIB genomic DNA includes:
- a CDS encoding crotonase/enoyl-CoA hydratase family protein, with the protein MKPFLILEREDAILTVRMDSPETRNALSDPSQMQEFVDLCANVRTDRSIKVVVLTGNGPAFCAGGNVKDMRERGGIFAGSPYEVRESYRNGIQRIPLCLYDLDVPVIAAMNGPAIGAGLDLACMCDVRIAADTAKFAESFVKLGIVPGDGGAWLLPRIVGMPRASLMAFTGDTIDAQTALAWGLVTEVVPAAELETAALGIARRMAANPAHGLRLTKRLLREGQHMRLDSLLEMSAAYQALAHHTEDHMEAVAAFVEKREPKFTGR; encoded by the coding sequence ATGAAACCCTTTCTGATCCTCGAACGCGAGGACGCTATCCTCACCGTCCGCATGGACAGCCCGGAGACGCGCAACGCGCTCTCAGACCCGTCACAGATGCAGGAGTTCGTCGACCTGTGCGCCAACGTCCGTACGGACCGCTCGATCAAGGTCGTCGTACTCACCGGCAACGGACCGGCTTTCTGTGCCGGCGGCAACGTCAAGGACATGCGCGAACGCGGCGGCATCTTTGCCGGGTCGCCCTACGAGGTGCGCGAGAGCTACCGCAACGGCATCCAGCGCATCCCGCTATGCCTTTACGACCTGGACGTGCCCGTCATCGCGGCGATGAACGGACCGGCGATCGGCGCGGGCCTGGACCTGGCGTGCATGTGCGACGTGCGCATCGCCGCCGACACCGCGAAGTTCGCGGAAAGCTTCGTGAAGCTCGGCATCGTGCCGGGTGATGGCGGTGCGTGGCTGCTGCCGCGCATCGTCGGTATGCCCAGGGCCAGCCTGATGGCGTTTACCGGCGACACGATCGACGCCCAGACCGCGCTCGCGTGGGGCCTGGTGACCGAGGTGGTACCCGCTGCCGAGCTCGAGACCGCGGCGCTGGGCATTGCGCGGCGTATGGCGGCAAATCCGGCCCACGGCCTGCGCCTCACCAAGCGCCTGCTGCGTGAAGGCCAGCACATGCGTCTCGATTCGCTGCTGGAGATGTCGGCGGCCTACCAGGCGCTTGCCCATCACACCGAAGATCACATGGAAGCGGTCGCGGCCTTCGTCGAGAAGCGC